The Streptomyces sp. NBC_01353 genome contains a region encoding:
- a CDS encoding BTAD domain-containing putative transcriptional regulator, which produces MDRENGPRVPEQRAPGAGLHNGGDPRFGVLGPVRAWRDGEALPSGSPQQRALLAALLMREGRTATAAELIDAIWGDESPSQALAAVRTYASRLRKILAPGVLVSDAGGYAIRVPAGAVDLNVAQELAAEAEKLRAAGDRSAARSRLGKALGLWDGEALASVPGPYAETQRVRLEEWRLQLLETRLDMDLEAGAHAEAVSELTALTAAHPLRERLRELLMLALYRSGRQAEALAVYADTRRLLADELGVDPRPELSRLQQRILQADAELARPVEESAPAPVVARPAQLPATVPDFTGRSSVVRDLGKRLSTAEGSVMAVSALAGIGGVGKTTLAVHVAHEARPHFPDGQLYVDLQGAGARAAAPETVLGAFLRALGTPDSAIPDSLDERAALYRSTLDGRQVLVLLDNARDAAQIRPLLPGTAGCAALVTSRIRMVDLAGAHLVDLDVMSPEEALQLFTRIVGVERVSAEREAALDVVAACGFLPLAIRIAASRLAARRTWTVAVLAAKLADERRRLDELQAGDLAVKATFELGYGQLEPAQARAFRLLGLADGPDISLAAAAAVLDLELHATEDLLEALVDTSLLESAAPGRYRYHDLVRLYARACAERDEQPPVERELALSRLLDFYLSTAARVYAIERPGDRTVAHLEATHHAGLEFSDHAQALDWLHAEADCVLACAQQSLAPASLRRAVDLLMATKDLAESGINALRYEMAAVAARDAARAACDARSEGRARTTLGQVYSTAGRFDEADEQARLAMDLGRSSGDPWTRGNAPNERGILALYENRHLDAETHLSQARDAFRHDANKPGEASALCNLSRVHLATGRVASAVELAKQGIAIYAEADTGLALRLANGKYALGLALTAGGQTVEARSVLTEALGVFQESRQQLWHGMTLFRLAEVHLADRRYAAAAANAEQALSVLHGIGGEWRRANVLTVLGRGLSALGQTDRARVCWSEALTVFESLGSPEAAEVHGLLHPAAVA; this is translated from the coding sequence ATGGACCGTGAGAACGGGCCGCGAGTACCGGAGCAGCGGGCTCCGGGGGCGGGTCTCCACAACGGCGGAGACCCGCGCTTCGGCGTGCTCGGACCGGTACGCGCCTGGCGGGACGGTGAAGCCCTGCCGTCCGGATCCCCGCAGCAGCGGGCCCTGCTCGCCGCGCTCCTGATGCGCGAGGGCCGCACGGCCACGGCCGCGGAGCTGATCGACGCCATCTGGGGCGACGAGTCGCCCTCGCAGGCGCTGGCGGCGGTACGGACGTACGCCTCACGGCTGCGCAAGATCCTCGCCCCCGGGGTCCTGGTCAGCGATGCCGGCGGCTACGCGATCCGCGTGCCGGCCGGTGCGGTCGACCTGAACGTCGCCCAGGAGCTGGCGGCCGAGGCCGAGAAGCTGCGGGCGGCCGGGGACCGGAGCGCGGCGCGGAGCCGGCTGGGCAAGGCGCTGGGGCTGTGGGACGGCGAGGCGCTGGCCTCCGTGCCGGGGCCGTACGCCGAGACGCAGCGGGTACGCCTCGAGGAGTGGCGGCTGCAACTCCTCGAGACCCGGCTCGACATGGACCTGGAGGCCGGCGCGCACGCGGAGGCCGTCTCCGAGCTGACCGCGCTGACGGCGGCGCACCCGCTGCGGGAGCGCCTGCGCGAACTGCTCATGCTGGCCCTCTACCGCAGCGGCCGGCAGGCCGAGGCGCTGGCCGTGTACGCGGACACCCGTCGGCTCCTCGCCGACGAGCTGGGTGTCGACCCGCGCCCGGAGCTCTCCCGGCTCCAGCAGCGGATCCTCCAGGCGGACGCCGAACTGGCCCGTCCTGTGGAGGAGTCGGCCCCGGCTCCGGTCGTGGCCCGGCCCGCGCAGCTCCCGGCCACGGTCCCGGACTTCACCGGCCGCAGCTCCGTCGTACGGGACCTGGGCAAGCGGCTGTCCACGGCCGAGGGTTCCGTGATGGCCGTATCGGCGCTCGCGGGCATCGGCGGCGTCGGCAAGACGACGCTCGCCGTGCACGTGGCGCACGAGGCGCGGCCGCACTTCCCCGACGGCCAGCTGTACGTGGACCTCCAGGGCGCGGGCGCGAGGGCGGCGGCTCCCGAAACCGTCCTCGGGGCCTTCCTTCGCGCCCTCGGCACCCCCGACTCCGCGATCCCGGACTCGCTGGACGAGCGGGCGGCGTTGTACCGCTCGACGCTGGACGGCCGCCAGGTGCTCGTCCTGCTCGACAACGCGCGGGACGCGGCCCAGATCCGCCCCCTCCTGCCGGGCACGGCGGGCTGCGCGGCGCTGGTGACGAGCCGGATCCGGATGGTGGACCTGGCGGGGGCGCATCTGGTGGACCTGGACGTCATGTCGCCGGAGGAGGCGCTCCAGCTCTTCACGCGGATCGTGGGCGTGGAGCGGGTCTCGGCGGAGCGGGAAGCGGCCCTCGACGTGGTCGCCGCGTGCGGCTTCCTTCCTCTGGCGATCCGTATCGCCGCCTCGCGGCTGGCCGCGCGCCGCACCTGGACGGTGGCGGTCCTGGCGGCCAAGCTCGCCGACGAGCGCCGCCGCCTGGACGAGCTCCAGGCGGGCGACCTCGCGGTCAAGGCCACCTTCGAACTCGGCTACGGCCAGCTGGAACCGGCCCAGGCACGCGCCTTCCGCCTGCTGGGCCTGGCGGACGGCCCTGACATCTCCCTCGCGGCCGCCGCTGCCGTCCTCGACCTGGAACTCCACGCCACGGAGGACCTCCTGGAGGCCCTGGTCGACACCTCCCTCCTCGAATCCGCGGCCCCGGGCCGCTACCGCTACCACGACCTGGTCCGCCTCTACGCGCGTGCATGCGCGGAAAGGGACGAACAACCGCCGGTGGAACGGGAGCTGGCGCTCTCCCGGCTGCTGGACTTCTACTTGTCGACGGCGGCGCGGGTGTACGCGATCGAGCGGCCCGGGGACCGGACCGTCGCGCATCTGGAGGCCACCCACCACGCCGGGCTGGAGTTCTCGGACCACGCCCAGGCCCTCGACTGGCTGCACGCCGAGGCGGACTGCGTGCTGGCCTGCGCCCAGCAGTCCCTCGCTCCCGCGTCGCTGCGCCGGGCCGTCGATCTCCTGATGGCGACGAAGGACCTGGCCGAGTCGGGTATCAACGCCCTCCGGTACGAGATGGCGGCGGTGGCCGCGCGGGACGCGGCGCGCGCGGCCTGCGACGCCCGCTCGGAGGGCCGGGCCCGCACCACGCTCGGCCAGGTGTACAGCACGGCAGGCAGGTTCGACGAGGCCGACGAGCAGGCCCGTCTCGCCATGGACCTCGGCCGTTCCTCGGGCGATCCCTGGACGCGGGGCAACGCTCCCAACGAGCGCGGAATCCTCGCCCTGTACGAGAACCGTCACTTGGACGCCGAGACCCACCTCTCGCAGGCGCGGGACGCCTTCCGCCACGACGCGAACAAGCCCGGGGAGGCGAGCGCGCTGTGCAATCTGTCGCGCGTGCACCTCGCCACGGGCAGGGTCGCCAGCGCCGTCGAACTCGCCAAGCAGGGCATCGCCATCTACGCGGAGGCGGACACGGGGCTCGCGCTGCGCCTCGCCAACGGCAAGTACGCCCTCGGGCTCGCCCTCACGGCAGGGGGCCAGACCGTCGAGGCCCGCTCCGTGCTCACCGAGGCGCTCGGGGTCTTCCAGGAAAGCCGGCAGCAACTGTGGCACGGGATGACGCTGTTCCGGCTCGCCGAGGTCCACCTCGCCGATCGCAGGTACGCGGCGGCGGCCGCCAACGCCGAACAGGCCCTCTCCGTACTCCACGGCATCGGCGGGGAATGGCGTCGCGCCAACGTCCTCACGGTCCTCGGTCGCGGACTCAGCGCGCTGGGTCAGACGGACCGGGCACGGGTGTGCTGGAGCGAGGCGCTCACGGTCTTCGAGAGCCTCGGTTCACCCGAGGCCGCCGAGGTGCACGGCCTGCTCCATCCGGCGGCGGTTGCCTGA
- a CDS encoding glucose 1-dehydrogenase, whose amino-acid sequence MGKLDGRVVVVTGAARGQGEQEARLFAAEGARVVLADVLDDQGEALAKELGEERAAYVHLDVTKEEDWAGAVAVAKERFGRIDGLVNNAGILRFNELVATPLDEFQAIVQVNQVGCFLGIRTVAPEIEAAGGGTIVNTASYTGVTGMAGVGAYAATKHAVLGLTRVAALELAAKRIRVNAVCPGAIDTPMSNPEGVDPAATAELYQKLVPLGRIGRPEEVAALALFLTSEDSAYITGQPFVIDGGWLAGVSLF is encoded by the coding sequence ATGGGCAAGCTGGACGGGCGCGTCGTCGTCGTGACGGGCGCGGCGCGCGGGCAGGGCGAGCAGGAGGCGCGGCTCTTCGCCGCCGAGGGGGCGCGGGTCGTCCTCGCCGACGTGCTCGACGATCAGGGCGAGGCGCTCGCCAAGGAGCTGGGGGAGGAGCGGGCCGCGTACGTCCACCTCGACGTGACGAAGGAGGAGGACTGGGCGGGTGCGGTCGCCGTCGCCAAGGAGCGCTTCGGCCGGATCGACGGACTTGTGAACAACGCCGGCATCCTCCGCTTCAACGAGCTGGTGGCGACCCCGCTGGACGAGTTCCAGGCGATCGTGCAGGTCAATCAGGTCGGCTGCTTCCTGGGGATCCGTACCGTCGCGCCCGAGATCGAGGCGGCCGGCGGCGGGACGATCGTCAACACCGCCTCGTACACGGGCGTGACCGGTATGGCGGGCGTCGGTGCGTATGCCGCCACCAAGCACGCCGTGCTCGGGCTCACCCGGGTGGCGGCCTTGGAGCTGGCGGCCAAGAGGATCCGGGTCAACGCGGTCTGCCCGGGCGCGATCGACACCCCCATGAGCAACCCGGAGGGCGTGGATCCGGCGGCGACGGCCGAGCTCTACCAGAAGCTGGTGCCGCTGGGGCGGATCGGGCGGCCGGAGGAGGTCGCGGCGCTCGCGCTCTTCCTGACCTCGGAGGACTCCGCGTACATCACGGGCCAGCCCTTCGTCATCGACGGCGGCTGGCTGGCCGGAGTGAGTCTCTTCTGA
- a CDS encoding LLM class flavin-dependent oxidoreductase, translating into MEFGIFVQGYVGKRAETDPEAEHKALMEETEYVIQADRSGFKYAWASEHHFLEEYSHLSANDVYLGYLAHATDRIHLGSGIFNPLAPVNHPVKVAEKVAMLDHLSQGRFEFGTGRGAGSHEILGFMPGITDMNHTKEIWEETIAEFPKMWLQDEYVGFQGKHWSLPPRKVLPKPYGKSHPAMWYAAGSPSSYAMAGKKGLGVLGFSVQKVSDMEWVVESYKTAIKEAKAVGDFVNDNVMVTSTAICAETHDKAVEIAVSGGLNYLQSLLFRYHDTFPRPEGIPEWPELLPEYSAEIIELLIAEELMICGDPEEVLRQCKRWDQAGADQLSFGLPIGISYEDTMNSIKLIGEHVIPKIDTDPVHRTTRFRQQAGE; encoded by the coding sequence TTGGAATTCGGGATCTTCGTACAGGGATACGTCGGCAAGCGGGCCGAGACCGATCCCGAGGCCGAGCACAAGGCGCTGATGGAGGAGACCGAGTACGTCATCCAGGCGGACAGGTCCGGGTTCAAGTACGCCTGGGCGTCCGAGCACCACTTCCTGGAGGAGTACTCGCACCTCTCGGCGAACGACGTCTACCTGGGCTACCTCGCCCACGCCACCGACCGGATCCACCTCGGCTCCGGCATCTTCAACCCCCTCGCCCCGGTGAACCACCCGGTCAAGGTCGCCGAGAAGGTCGCCATGCTCGACCATCTCTCCCAGGGCCGCTTCGAGTTCGGTACGGGGCGCGGGGCAGGCTCCCACGAGATCCTCGGGTTCATGCCGGGCATCACCGACATGAACCACACCAAGGAGATCTGGGAAGAGACGATCGCCGAGTTCCCCAAGATGTGGCTCCAGGACGAGTACGTCGGCTTCCAGGGCAAGCACTGGTCCCTGCCGCCGCGCAAGGTCCTGCCCAAGCCGTACGGAAAGTCCCACCCGGCCATGTGGTACGCGGCCGGCTCGCCCTCCTCGTACGCCATGGCGGGCAAGAAGGGGCTGGGCGTCCTCGGCTTCAGCGTGCAGAAGGTCTCCGACATGGAGTGGGTCGTCGAGTCGTACAAGACGGCGATCAAGGAGGCCAAGGCCGTCGGCGACTTCGTCAACGACAACGTGATGGTCACCTCGACCGCGATCTGCGCCGAGACGCACGACAAGGCCGTCGAGATCGCGGTGAGCGGCGGGCTCAACTACCTGCAGTCGCTGCTCTTCCGCTACCACGACACCTTCCCGCGGCCCGAGGGCATCCCGGAGTGGCCGGAGCTGCTGCCGGAGTACAGCGCCGAGATCATCGAACTCCTCATCGCCGAGGAGCTGATGATCTGCGGCGACCCGGAGGAGGTCCTGCGCCAGTGCAAGCGCTGGGACCAGGCGGGCGCGGACCAGCTGTCGTTCGGGCTGCCGATCGGGATCTCGTACGAGGACACGATGAACTCGATCAAGCTGATCGGTGAGCACGTGATCCCCAAGATCGACACGGACCCGGTCCACCGCACGACCCGCTTCCGGCAGCAGGCCGGAGAGTAG
- a CDS encoding LLM class F420-dependent oxidoreductase: MVVYGMQLPVQSQSTIYAEPWEAAAGPADLVEIARTADRTGFDYIASCDHVAIPRRLAGPMSTVWYDPVATLSFLAAATERVRLLSHVAVVGLRHPLVSAKAYATLDHLSGGRLVLGVGAGHVQEEFEAVGADFEGRGGVLDETIDALKAALGQEEYPEHSGERFSFKDLGQMPRPAQERVPVWVGGSSPAAVRRAALRGDGWLPQGDPREKLPARIARLEHLRAEAGIEDPITVGAIVEPLYVGEAGWEVGRRTLTGKPEALAESLRAYGAMGVHQIQVRFRSRSRTELTDQMAAFAAEVAPHLS, translated from the coding sequence ATGGTGGTCTACGGGATGCAGCTCCCCGTCCAGTCGCAGAGCACGATCTACGCCGAGCCCTGGGAGGCCGCCGCCGGACCCGCCGATCTCGTCGAGATCGCCCGCACCGCCGACCGGACCGGCTTCGACTACATCGCGAGCTGCGACCATGTCGCCATCCCGCGCCGTCTCGCCGGGCCGATGAGCACCGTCTGGTACGACCCGGTCGCCACCCTCTCCTTCCTCGCCGCCGCCACCGAGCGCGTCCGGCTGCTGTCCCATGTCGCCGTCGTCGGCCTGCGCCACCCGCTGGTGAGCGCCAAGGCGTACGCGACCCTCGACCACCTCTCCGGCGGCCGGCTGGTCCTCGGGGTCGGGGCGGGGCACGTCCAGGAGGAGTTCGAGGCCGTGGGGGCCGACTTCGAGGGCCGCGGAGGGGTTCTCGACGAGACCATCGACGCACTCAAGGCGGCGCTGGGGCAGGAGGAGTACCCGGAGCACTCGGGCGAGCGGTTCTCCTTCAAGGACCTCGGCCAGATGCCCCGGCCCGCCCAGGAGCGGGTGCCGGTCTGGGTCGGCGGGTCCTCTCCCGCGGCCGTGCGCAGGGCCGCGCTCCGGGGTGACGGCTGGCTGCCGCAGGGCGATCCGCGGGAGAAGCTCCCCGCCCGGATCGCCCGGCTCGAGCACCTGCGCGCCGAGGCCGGGATCGAGGACCCGATCACCGTCGGGGCGATCGTCGAGCCCCTGTACGTCGGCGAGGCCGGCTGGGAGGTCGGCCGGCGGACGCTGACCGGGAAGCCGGAGGCCCTCGCCGAGTCGCTGCGCGCGTACGGCGCGATGGGCGTGCATCAGATCCAGGTCCGGTTCCGCTCCCGGAGCCGTACCGAACTCACCGATCAGATGGCGGCGTTCGCCGCCGAGGTCGCCCCCCACCTGAGCTGA
- a CDS encoding D-aminoacylase, translating to MLDHLIKGATVVDGTGAPGHVADVGIRDGRIAVIAEPGTVTDTARTTEDATGLVLTPGFVDPHTHYDAQLFWDPFATPSMNHGVTTVAGGNCGFTLAPLHPERPEDADYTRRMMSKVEGMALKALEEGVDWSWSSFAEYLDALEGRIAVNAGFMVGHCALRRYVMGAEAVGGQPTPEQLETMVGLLKEAMDAGAWGLSTTQSSTHSDGDGAPVASRHATPAELIALSKAVGEHEGTQLEAILAGCLDQFSDDEIDLFVDMTAAAGRPLNWNVLTIDAGVPERVPRQLVASERARKSGGRIVALTMPILTPMNMSLGTFCALNLIPGWGEILALSVPERIAKLRDPDVRAEMLRRADSKEAGVFRRLANFGRYVIGDTYSDENRGLTGRVVRDIAAERGQDAFQCLVEICANDELRTVLWPMPTDNDPASWALRRETWDHEDVMLGGSDAGAHLDRMCGAPYTTRFLGDCLRGRKLLPLEQAVKMLTDDPARLFGLRERGRIAEGFHADLVLLDPERIDAGPATLVHDLPGDSPRLDSRAIGIVSVRVNGVETIRDDEVTGAIPGKVLRSGRDTRTVSTR from the coding sequence ATGCTCGACCACCTGATCAAGGGCGCCACCGTCGTCGACGGGACCGGCGCCCCCGGCCACGTCGCCGACGTCGGCATACGCGACGGCCGCATCGCCGTCATCGCCGAACCCGGCACCGTCACGGACACCGCCCGCACCACCGAAGACGCCACCGGCCTCGTCCTCACCCCCGGCTTCGTCGACCCCCACACCCACTACGACGCCCAGCTCTTCTGGGACCCCTTCGCCACCCCCTCCATGAACCACGGCGTCACCACCGTCGCCGGCGGCAACTGCGGCTTCACCCTCGCGCCCCTCCACCCCGAGCGGCCCGAGGACGCCGACTACACCCGCCGGATGATGTCCAAGGTCGAGGGCATGGCCCTCAAGGCCCTGGAGGAGGGCGTCGACTGGAGCTGGTCGTCCTTCGCCGAGTACCTCGACGCCCTCGAAGGACGCATCGCCGTCAACGCCGGCTTCATGGTGGGGCACTGCGCCCTGCGCCGGTACGTGATGGGCGCCGAGGCCGTCGGCGGGCAGCCCACGCCCGAGCAGCTGGAGACGATGGTCGGGCTGCTCAAGGAGGCCATGGACGCCGGCGCCTGGGGCCTGTCCACCACCCAGTCCTCCACCCACTCCGACGGCGACGGCGCCCCCGTCGCCTCCCGGCACGCCACGCCCGCCGAGCTGATCGCCCTCTCCAAGGCCGTCGGCGAACACGAGGGCACCCAGCTCGAGGCGATCCTCGCCGGCTGCCTCGACCAGTTCTCCGACGACGAGATCGACCTCTTCGTCGACATGACGGCGGCCGCCGGAAGGCCCCTGAACTGGAACGTCCTCACCATCGACGCCGGTGTCCCCGAGCGCGTCCCGCGCCAGCTCGTCGCCTCCGAACGCGCCCGCAAGTCCGGCGGCCGGATCGTCGCCCTCACCATGCCGATCCTCACGCCCATGAACATGTCGCTCGGCACCTTCTGCGCCCTCAACCTCATCCCGGGCTGGGGCGAGATCCTGGCCCTTTCCGTCCCCGAGCGGATCGCGAAGCTGCGCGACCCGGACGTACGCGCCGAGATGCTGCGCCGCGCCGACTCCAAGGAGGCCGGCGTCTTCCGCCGCCTGGCGAACTTCGGCCGGTACGTCATCGGGGACACGTACTCCGACGAGAACCGGGGGCTCACCGGACGGGTCGTCCGCGACATCGCCGCCGAACGCGGCCAGGACGCCTTCCAGTGCCTCGTCGAGATCTGTGCCAACGACGAGCTGCGGACCGTGCTGTGGCCCATGCCCACCGACAACGACCCCGCCTCCTGGGCGCTCCGCCGGGAGACCTGGGACCACGAGGACGTGATGCTGGGCGGCTCCGACGCCGGCGCGCACCTGGACCGCATGTGCGGCGCCCCGTACACCACCCGCTTCCTCGGCGACTGTCTGCGCGGCCGGAAGCTGCTCCCCCTCGAACAGGCGGTGAAGATGCTCACCGACGATCCGGCCCGGCTGTTCGGACTGCGCGAGCGGGGACGGATCGCGGAGGGCTTCCACGCCGATCTGGTCCTCCTCGACCCCGAACGGATCGACGCGGGCCCGGCGACCCTGGTGCACGACCTGCCCGGCGACAGCCCCCGGCTCGACTCGCGGGCGATCGGCATCGTGTCGGTCCGCGTCAACGGCGTGGAGACCATCCGCGACGACGAGGTGACCGGCGCGATACCGGGCAAGGTGCTGCGCTCCGGCCGCGACACGAGGACGGTGTCCACCAGGTGA
- a CDS encoding amidohydrolase family protein, with product METFPKIISVDDHTVEPPHVWRDRLPSRYRDTGPRIVRAPLKEMTFLGGRFAPVMGAKGDDGPIGDWWVYEDLHRPLTRLDTAVGYDRDEIKLEVITYEQMRPGSYSVPDRLADMDVNHVQSALCFPTFPRFCGQTFTEAGDRELGLLGIRAYNDWMVEEWCGPEAGGRLIPLTLIPLWDAELAAEEVRRNAARGVRAVAFSEIPPHLGLPSIHTDYWDPFLRACDETGTVVAMHIGSSSRMPSTSADAPPAVGSTITFANCCFSMVDWLMSGKFERFPNVKIMYAEGQIGWIPYILERADVVWEENRGWGGVAEKVLRPPSELFAEHVYGCFFDDAFGLKNLDSIGVGNVLYETDYPHSDSTWPKSREVGEAQMGHLAPDVVERIVRGNAIELLGLTADGLWVP from the coding sequence ATGGAGACCTTCCCGAAGATCATCTCGGTGGACGACCACACCGTGGAGCCGCCTCACGTCTGGCGGGACCGGCTCCCGTCCAGGTATCGCGACACCGGACCCCGGATCGTCCGGGCGCCCCTGAAGGAAATGACCTTCCTCGGCGGCAGGTTCGCGCCCGTCATGGGTGCCAAGGGTGACGACGGGCCCATCGGTGACTGGTGGGTGTACGAGGACCTGCACCGGCCGCTCACCCGCCTCGACACCGCCGTCGGCTACGACAGGGACGAGATCAAGCTCGAGGTCATCACCTACGAGCAGATGCGCCCCGGCTCCTACAGCGTGCCCGACCGGCTGGCCGACATGGACGTCAACCACGTCCAGTCCGCGCTCTGCTTCCCCACCTTCCCGCGCTTCTGCGGGCAGACCTTCACCGAGGCGGGCGACCGCGAGCTCGGCCTCCTCGGCATCCGGGCGTACAACGACTGGATGGTGGAGGAATGGTGCGGTCCGGAGGCAGGGGGTCGGCTGATCCCGCTCACGCTCATACCCCTCTGGGACGCCGAGCTCGCCGCGGAGGAGGTGCGGCGCAACGCCGCCCGCGGGGTGCGCGCCGTCGCCTTCTCCGAGATCCCGCCCCACCTCGGACTCCCGTCGATCCACACCGACTACTGGGACCCGTTCCTGCGGGCCTGCGACGAGACCGGCACCGTCGTCGCCATGCACATCGGCTCCTCCAGCCGGATGCCCTCCACCTCCGCCGACGCCCCGCCCGCCGTCGGCTCCACCATCACCTTCGCCAACTGCTGCTTCTCGATGGTGGACTGGCTGATGAGCGGGAAGTTCGAGCGCTTCCCCAACGTGAAGATCATGTACGCGGAGGGCCAGATCGGCTGGATCCCGTACATCCTGGAACGTGCCGACGTGGTCTGGGAGGAGAACCGCGGCTGGGGCGGAGTCGCCGAGAAGGTGCTGCGCCCGCCGTCGGAGCTCTTCGCCGAGCACGTCTACGGCTGCTTCTTCGACGACGCCTTCGGCCTGAAGAACCTCGACTCGATCGGCGTCGGGAACGTCCTGTACGAGACCGACTACCCGCACTCCGACTCCACCTGGCCCAAGTCCCGGGAGGTCGGCGAGGCGCAGATGGGCCACCTGGCGCCGGACGTGGTGGAGCGGATCGTGCGCGGCAACGCGATCGAGCTGCTCGGTCTCACGGCGGACGGGCTCTGGGTGCCGTGA
- a CDS encoding FadD3 family acyl-CoA ligase codes for MRGDLEWGSIAGLVRSAAERYGTAEAVVDGRTRVSYEELGERVERAAAACLAAGVEPGDRVGIWAPNTLDWIVSALGAVTAGAVLVPLNTRFKGTEAAYVLARSRAKLLFITGTFLGTSYVASLRRAGVELPDLERVVVLADAAPEDYTTWKDFLAEGESVSTAEVRARADAIDSAAPSDIIYTSGTTGAPKGAVITHAQTLRCYGIWSELAGLREGDRYLIVNPFFHTFGYKAGIIACLMRGAVMVPQPVFNVDTALANIAAERISVLPGPPTLHQSLLDHPARSSYDLSALRLVVTGAAVVPLRLVERLRGELGVGTVLTAYGLSEASGIVTMCRRGDPADVIATTSGRPIPDTEVRLSTAGEVLVRGHNVMSGYFEDETATAEAVDADGWLHTGDVGVLDEAGNLRITDRIKDMFIVGGFNAYPAEIEQLLGLHPDVADVAVIGVPDPRLGEVGKAFAVRRAGATVTADDLIAWARREMANYKVPREVEFVGELPRNASGKVVKGVLRSQHRR; via the coding sequence ATGCGCGGTGACCTGGAATGGGGCTCGATAGCGGGGCTGGTGCGCTCGGCGGCCGAACGGTACGGGACGGCGGAGGCGGTGGTCGACGGCCGTACCCGCGTCTCGTACGAGGAGCTGGGCGAGCGTGTCGAACGGGCGGCGGCGGCCTGTCTCGCGGCGGGCGTGGAGCCCGGCGACCGGGTCGGGATCTGGGCGCCGAACACCCTGGACTGGATCGTCTCGGCGCTCGGCGCGGTGACGGCGGGAGCGGTGCTCGTCCCACTGAACACCCGCTTCAAGGGCACGGAGGCGGCGTACGTGCTGGCGCGGTCCCGGGCGAAGCTGCTCTTCATCACCGGAACGTTCCTGGGGACCTCGTACGTCGCGTCCCTGCGCCGCGCCGGGGTCGAACTCCCGGACCTGGAACGGGTGGTGGTGCTCGCGGACGCGGCGCCCGAGGACTACACGACCTGGAAGGACTTCCTGGCGGAGGGCGAGTCCGTCTCGACGGCGGAGGTACGGGCCCGGGCCGACGCGATCGACTCCGCCGCCCCCTCGGACATCATCTACACCTCGGGGACGACGGGCGCCCCCAAGGGGGCGGTGATCACACACGCCCAGACCCTGCGCTGCTACGGCATCTGGTCGGAACTCGCGGGACTGCGGGAGGGCGACCGCTATCTGATCGTGAACCCGTTCTTCCACACCTTCGGCTACAAGGCCGGGATCATCGCCTGTCTGATGCGCGGGGCGGTGATGGTCCCGCAGCCCGTCTTCAACGTGGACACCGCGCTCGCGAACATCGCCGCCGAACGCATCTCGGTCCTGCCGGGGCCGCCGACCCTGCACCAGTCGCTCCTGGACCACCCCGCCCGATCCTCGTACGACCTCTCCGCCCTGCGGCTCGTGGTCACGGGCGCGGCCGTCGTGCCGCTGCGGCTGGTCGAGCGGCTGCGCGGCGAGCTGGGGGTCGGCACGGTCCTCACGGCGTACGGCCTCTCCGAGGCGAGCGGCATCGTCACCATGTGCCGCAGGGGCGACCCGGCGGACGTCATCGCGACCACCTCGGGCCGCCCGATCCCCGACACGGAGGTCCGGCTCTCGACGGCGGGCGAGGTCCTGGTGCGCGGCCACAACGTCATGAGCGGCTACTTCGAGGACGAGACGGCAACCGCGGAGGCCGTCGACGCGGACGGCTGGCTGCACACCGGCGACGTCGGGGTCCTGGACGAGGCGGGAAACCTGCGGATCACGGACCGCATCAAGGACATGTTCATCGTCGGCGGCTTCAACGCCTATCCGGCGGAGATCGAGCAACTCCTCGGCCTGCACCCGGACGTCGCCGACGTCGCGGTCATCGGCGTCCCGGACCCGCGCCTGGGAGAGGTCGGGAAGGCGTTCGCGGTCCGGCGGGCCGGGGCGACGGTCACGGCGGACGATCTGATCGCGTGGGCGCGGCGGGAGATGGCGAACTACAAGGTCCCGAGGGAGGTGGAGTTCGTGGGGGAGCTGCCGAGGAACGCGAGCGGGAAGGTGGTGAAGGGGGTGCTGAGGTCACAACATCGTCGCTGA